The genomic region CAGGCTGGCCGACCAGGGCTACTCGTACAACGACTTCGCGGTGTTCTACCGCACCAACAACTCCTCCCGCGCACTCGAAGAGGTGTTTATCCGCGCCGGCATTCCCTACAAAGTCGTTGGCGGAGTGCGGTTCTACGAACGCCGCGAGATCCGCGACATCGTCGCCTACCTGCGGGTGCTGGACAACCCGAACGACTCGGTCAGCATGCGCCGCATCCTCAACACCCCGCGCCGCGGCATCGGTGACCGCGCCGAGGCGTGCGTGGCCGTCTACGCCGAGAACACCGGGTGCAGCTTCAACGAGGCGCTGGCGGCCGCCGCCGAGGGCAGGGTGCCGATGCTGAACACCCGCTCGGAGAAGGCGATCGCGAGCTTCGTGAACATGCTCGACGAACTGCGCGGCAAGCTCGACGAGGAACTCGGCGAACTCGTCGAGGCGGTGCTCGAACGCACCGGATACCGCCGTGAACTCGAATCCTCCAGCGACCCGCAGGATCTCGCGCGGTTGGACAACCTCAACGAACTCGTCAGCGTCGCACACGAATTCAGCACCGACCTGGCCAACGCGCAGGCGCTCGCCGACGAGGAACAGGCCGACGAGGACATCCCGGACACCAGCGTGCTGGCGCAGTTCCTGGAGCGGGTGTCGCTGGTCGCCGACGCCGACGAGTTGCCCGAGCACGGCGCCGGTGTGGTCACGCTGATGACGCTGCACACCGCCAAGGGCCTGGAGTTCCCGGTCGTGTTCGTCACCGGCTGGGAGGACGGAATGTTCCCGCACATGCGGGCGCTGGGCGATCCCGCCGAGCTGTCCGAGGAGCGGCGACTGGCCTACGTCGGCATCACCCGCGCCCGGCAGCGGCTGTTCCTCACCCGCGCGAAGGTCCGCTCGTCGTGGGGACAGCCGATGCTGAACCCGGAATCGCGGTTCCTCAAGGAGATTCCGCAGCACCTCATCGAATGGCGGCGCACCGACCCGGCGCCGTCGGGGCTGTCCGCCCCGGTGAGCGGCGCCGGGCGCTTCGGCACCCCGCGGCCGTCACCGATGCGCTCCGCCGCCGGCAAGCGGCCGCTGATCGTGCTCGAGCCGGGAGACCGGGTCAGCCACGACAAGTACGGGCTCGGACGTGTTGAGGAGGTCAGCGGCAGCGGCGACACCGCGATGTCGCTCATCGACTTCGGCAGCGCGGGGCGGGTCAAGCTGATGCACAACCACGCGCCCATCACCAAACTCTGATCAGCCGGAGCGTTCCCAGCGGCCGGTGCCGGGCAGCGCCGCCAGCACCACCGTGACGACCGGCAGCACCGGGATCGCGTAGACCACCGGGGACAGCCGCGCACCCGCGACGAACAGGCTGGAGAAGATCAGCAGCGCCACCACGGCGCCGACGACGATCAGCAGCCGGCTCACCCGCCTGCGCAGCAGCAGCCCGATCAGCCCGGCGATCAGCGCCGCCGCGGAGATCGCGGTGAGGAAGCCGATCGCGACGCAGAACAACTCATCGGTGCGCCACCACCCGGCGATCAGGTCGGTGGCGATGACGGCCGTCGCCCAGCCGGTCAGGATCGCCGCCACGGCGGCCGCCATCGCCGGCCGCGGGCTGGGCGGTCGCGGCGGCCCCACGGGCGCCGGACGGGCGCGCGGGATGTACCCGGTGCGCGTCTCAGCGCGCGCCTGGGGGAGGGATCCGGTGGGGTGGCGACGGATGATCCGCGTCGGCGGATCGGGAAGCTGCTCGTCGCTGGCCACCCGGCCAGCCTAATTGCCGGGCGTGAGTCCCCGTTTGGCCAGCCAACCGGTCGGGTCGACCCGGTCGGTGCCGTTGAGCAGCACCTCGAAGTGCAGGTGCGGGCCGGTCGAGTTGCCGGTGTTGCCCATCTTGGCGATCTGGTCGCCCGCCCACACCCGCTGGCCGACCTCGACCTGCCAGGAGCTCAGGTGGCCGTAGAGCGTCACGGTGCCGTCGGCGTGGCGAATCTTGACGTGGTTGCCGT from Mycolicibacterium phlei harbors:
- the pcrA gene encoding DNA helicase PcrA, whose product is MTLFTPAADTGTADTDQLLDGLNPQQRQAVLHQGSPLLIVAGAGSGKTAVLTRRIAYLLAARDVGVGQVLAITFTNKAAAEMRERVVQLVGPRARSMWVSTFHSTCVRILRNQASLIKGLNSNFSIYDADDSRRLLMMIGKDMGLDTKRYSPRLLANGISNHKNELVGPEQAAAEAAEAGEELPAIIAEVYGEYQRRLRAANALDFDDLIGETVGVLQAFPQIAQYYRRRFRHILVDEYQDTNHAQYVLVRELVGAETVDGLEPSELCVVGDADQSIYAFRGATIRNIEDFERDFPNATTILLEQNYRSTQNILNAANAVISRNPGRREKRLWTDEGDGELIVGYVADNEHDEARFVASEIDRLADQGYSYNDFAVFYRTNNSSRALEEVFIRAGIPYKVVGGVRFYERREIRDIVAYLRVLDNPNDSVSMRRILNTPRRGIGDRAEACVAVYAENTGCSFNEALAAAAEGRVPMLNTRSEKAIASFVNMLDELRGKLDEELGELVEAVLERTGYRRELESSSDPQDLARLDNLNELVSVAHEFSTDLANAQALADEEQADEDIPDTSVLAQFLERVSLVADADELPEHGAGVVTLMTLHTAKGLEFPVVFVTGWEDGMFPHMRALGDPAELSEERRLAYVGITRARQRLFLTRAKVRSSWGQPMLNPESRFLKEIPQHLIEWRRTDPAPSGLSAPVSGAGRFGTPRPSPMRSAAGKRPLIVLEPGDRVSHDKYGLGRVEEVSGSGDTAMSLIDFGSAGRVKLMHNHAPITKL